A single genomic interval of Mustela nigripes isolate SB6536 chromosome 7, MUSNIG.SB6536, whole genome shotgun sequence harbors:
- the ACTR2 gene encoding actin-related protein 2, producing the protein MDSQGRKVVVCDNGTGFVKCGYAGSNFPEHIFPALVGRPIIRSTTKVGNIEIKDLMVGDEASELRSMLEVNYPMENGIVRNWDDMKHLWDYTFGPEKLNIDTRNCKILLTEPPMNPTKNREKIVEVMFETYQFSGVYVAIQAVLTLYAQGLLTGVVVDSGDGVTHICPVYEGFSLPHLTRRLDIAGRDITRYLIKLLLLRGYAFNHSADFETVRMIKEKLCYVGYNIEQEQKLALETTVLVESYTLPDGRIIKVGGERFEAPEALFQPHLINVEGVGVAELLFNTIQAADIDTRSEFYKHIVLSGGSTMYPGLPSRLERELKQLYLERVLKGDVEKLSKFKIRIEDPPRRKHMVFLGGAVLADIMKDKDNFWMTRQEYQEKGVRVLEKLGVTVR; encoded by the exons TTTGTGAAGTGTGGATATGCGGGCTCTAACTTTCCAGAACACATCTTCCCAGCTTTGGTTGGAAGACCTATTATCAGATCAACCACCAAAGTGGGAAACATTGAAATcaag GATCTTATGGTCGGTGATGAGGCAAGTGAATTACGCTCAATGTTAGAAGTTAACTACCCTATGGAAAATGGCATAGTACGAAATTGGGATGATATGAAACACCTGTGGGATTATACATTTGGACCAGAGAAACTTAACATAGATACCAGAAATTGTAAAATCTTACTCACAGAACCTCCCATGAACCCCACCAAAAACAGAGAGAAGATTGTAGAG GTAATGTTTGAAACTTACCAGTTTTCTGGTGTGTATGTAGCTATCCAGGCAGTTCTGACTTTGTATGCTCAAG GTTTATTGACTGGAGTAGTGGTGGACTCTGGAGATGGTGTAACTCACATTTGTCCAGTGTATGAAggcttttctctccctcaccttACCAGGAGACTGGATATTGCTGGAAGGGATATTACCAGATATCTTATCAAG CTGCTGCTTTTGCGAGGATATGCCTTCAACCATTCTGCTGACTTTGAAACAGTTCGCATGATTAAGGAAAAATTGTGTTATGTGGGGTATAATATTGAGCAAGAGCAGAAGCTGGCCTTAGAAACCACAGTATTAGTTGAATCTTACACA CTCCCAGATGGCCGCATTATCAAAGTTGGGGGAGAGAGATTTGAAGCACCAGAAGCTTTATTTCAGCCTCACCTGATCAATGTTGAGGGAGTAGGTGTTGCCGAATTGCTTTTTAACACAATCCAGGCAGCTGACATTGATACCAG ATCTGAATTCTATAAGCACATTGTGCTTTCTGGAGGGTCTACTATGTACCCTGGGCTGCCATCACGGTTGGAACGAGAACTTAAACAGCTTTACTTAGAACGAGTTTTAAAGGGAGATGTGGAAAAACTTTCT aaaTTTAAGATCCGCATCGAAGACCCACCGCGCAGAAAGCATATGGTGTTCCTGGGTGGTGCTGTTCTAGCAGATATCATGAAGGACAAAGACAACTTCTGGATGACCCGACAAGAATACCAAGAAAAGGGTGTTCGTGTGCTGGAGAAACTTGGTGTGACTGTTCGATAA